A region of Gracilinanus agilis isolate LMUSP501 chromosome 3, AgileGrace, whole genome shotgun sequence DNA encodes the following proteins:
- the LOC123238673 gene encoding olfactory receptor 52H1-like gives MDSFNMSSFSRRPFMLMGIPGLEEFHIWISIPFCIIYIVAIAGNSILLYLITVEHSLHAPMFYFLAMLAVTDLVLSTTCVPKTLSIFWLGPQEISFPSCLTQLFFLHYSFVLDSAILLAMAFDRYVAICSPLRYTTILTPQVIVKIMVGISFRSFCVFVPCVFLVDRLPFCRTHIIHHTYCEHIGVARLSCADISINVWYGFCVPIMTVIIDVVLIAISYTLILKAVFRLPSLDARQKALSTCGSHVFVILMFYIPAFFSILAHRFGHNVPLTFHIMFANLYVVIPPALNPIIYGVKTKQIRDKVFLFLSIKGMK, from the coding sequence ATGGACTCATTCAACATGAGCAGCTTCAGTAGAAGACCCTTCATGCTGATGGGCATTCCAGGGCTGGAAGAATTTCACATCTGGATTAGTATCCCTTTTTGTATCATCTACATTGTGGCCATTGCAGGTAATTCCATCCTGCTGTACCTCATCACTGTGGAACATAGCCTACATGCACCCATGTTCTACTTTCTTGCTATGTTAGCAGTCACTGATCTTGTCTTGTCTACCACTTGTGTCCCCAAAACTCTCAGCATATTCTGGCTTGGACCTCAGGAAATTTCCTTCCCCAGCTGTCTCACTCAATTGTTTTTCCTCCACTATAGTTTTGTCCTAGACTCTGCCATCTTGTTGGCCATGGCATTTGACCGCTATGTGGCCATCTGTTCACCACTGAGATATACAACCATCCTGACACCTCAGGTCATTGTCAAAATTATGGTGGGCATCTCCTTCAGGAGTTTCTGTGTATTTGTCCCTTGTGTTTTTCTGGTAGATCGGCTACCTTTTTGCCGAACACACATTATCCACCACACATACTGTGAGCACATTGGTGTAGCTCGGCTTTCTTGTGCTGACATTTCCATTAACGTCTGGTATGGTTTTTGTGTGCCTATTATGACTGTCATCATAGATGTGGTCCTTATTGCCATCTCCTATACACTCATTCTCAAAGCTGTCTTTCGTCTTCCATCTCTTGATGCTCGTCAGAAGGCTTTAAGTACCTGTGGCTCCCATGTTTTTGTCATTCTTATGTTCTACATCCCAGCCTTCTTCTCTATTCTTGCCCACCGCTTTGGGCACAATGTACCACTCACCTTCCACATTATGTTTGCCAACCTCTATGTTGTCATCCCTCCTGCTCTCAACCCAATTATTTATGGAGTAAAGACAAAACAGATAAGGGACAaggttttcctctttctttctataaAGGGCATGAAGTAA